The proteins below come from a single Manduca sexta isolate Smith_Timp_Sample1 chromosome 3, JHU_Msex_v1.0, whole genome shotgun sequence genomic window:
- the LOC115441234 gene encoding cold and drought-regulated protein CORA-like: protein MKFVLIALACVVAVQAYVPRVPVVPVPAGHSGHSAGGSYANAGHGAGQSGGYNRGYQSGGMAQGHNVGHVEDDSHQESSHHHAEDHNMGGSVSRGSGGHSNGGYNGYDHGHSNRGSQYQSGYQGGIIG, encoded by the exons ATGAAGTTTGTG CTCATCGCTCTCGCTTGCGTGGTAGCCGTCCAGGCGTACGTCCCACGGGTGCCAGTGGTGCCGGTGCCGGCAGGTCACAGCGGGCACAGCGCGGGCGGCTCGTACGCCAACGCGGGCCACGGCGCCGGTCAGAGCGGCGGGTACAACAGAGGCTACCAGTCCGGCGGCATGGCCCAGGGACACAACGTGGGACACGTTGAGGACGACTCGCATCAG GAGTCCAGCCACCATCACGCTGAGGACCACAACATGGGAGGGTCGGTGAGCCGTGGCAGCGGTGGTCACAGCAACGGCGGTTACAACGGCTACGACCATGGTCACAGCAACCGCGGCAGCCAGTACCAGTCCGGCTACCAGGGTGGCATCATCGGTTAA